In Tenebrio molitor chromosome 8, icTenMoli1.1, whole genome shotgun sequence, a genomic segment contains:
- the Cdc16 gene encoding cell division cycle protein 16 homolog, whose protein sequence is MKTTNTNTVNVDNYRKLVKTYLDLHAYQAALFWADKVVALTSSPRDVYWLAQCMFLLKQYHRASHLLRSRNLDKNYVLCNCLTVKCLLEANEPNEALQVMNSIDLDLLIHGTSVQASYPSSVESLLFDDTPKNQVFSNVLLLKGKVLESMDNRGLAAECYKQALQHDVYCYEAFDALIKYQMLTASEEQDLLNSLPVMQQCNSEEAEILLALYESKLKKYHTPSAGRITENKMVAELISVSIPSLPNTPVVTPTSISTPNVARNNDKNLIKSEMKVEQMHVEGAVDKTTLSKLRDSLDMQVAEAERRYYNCDYQQCSELTEAILKEDPYHSGCLPVHISCQVELKLSNKLFSLAHNLVDLYPNLAISWFAVGCYYYIIGKSDYARRYLAKATCLDRLFGPAWLAYGHSFAIENEHDQAMAAYFKASQLMKGCHLPLLYIGLECGLTNNIRLAEKFFKQAQNIAPDDPFVMHEMGVIAFQNMNFKAAEKHFRDALARVKKIKSDLIPKRWESLLNNLGHTCRKLKKYDEALEFHHQALLLSPQSASTYSAIAFNHALVGHTEEAVDWFHKALGLRNDDSFCTTMLNYVIEQLTEEKPPYPDAPDYIPKFDIETKVDASQSLNERSPSMGPSEMSMSIEVDMADASGMIRE, encoded by the exons ATGAAAACGACGAACACAAACACCGTCAATGTGGATAATTACCGTAAATTAGTGAAAACGTACCTCGACCTG cACGCATACCAAGCGGCGTTGTTTTGGGCCGATAAAGTCGTAGCTTTGACTTCGAGCCCTCGTGATGTATACTGGTTGGCCCAATGTATGTTTTTGTTGAAGCAATACCACAGAGCGTCGCATTTGCTGCGTTCTCGAAACCTGGACAAGAATTATGTTCTCTGTAATTGTTTAACGGTCAAATGTCTCCTGGAGGCGAACGAGCCCAACGAGGCTTTACAAGTGATGAATTCGATCGATCTCGATTTGCTGATACACGGCACCAGCGTCCAAGCCTCGTATCCGTCGAGTGTGGAGTCGCTTTTGTTCGATGACAccccaaaaaat CAAGTTTTTTCCAATGTATTATTGTTGAAAGGGAAAGTTCTAGAAAGTATGGACAACAGAGGCCTCGCGGCGGAATGTTACAAGCAAGCGTTACAACATGATGTATATTGTTACGAAGCATTCGACGCGCTCATTAAGTACCAGATGCTCACAGCGAGTGAag AGCAAGATCTGTTGAATTCTCTGCCAGTGATGCAACAATGCAACAGCGAAGAAGCCGAAATTTTACTGGCGCTGTACGAAAGCAAGTTAAAAAAGTATCACACGCCCTCTGCTGGTAGGATAACGGAAAACAAAATGGTGGCAGAACTGATCTCTGTCAGCATACCGTCGTTGCCTAACACGCCAGTGGTGACCCCTACGTCGATTAGTACGCCTAATGTAGCAAGAAATAACGACAAAAATCTGATAAAAAGCGAGATGAAAGTGGAACAAATGCACGTTGAAGGGGCTGTTGACAAGACCACGTTGTCCAAGTTGAGAGACAGTTTAGACATGCAGGTTGCCGAAGCCGAACGACGTTATTATAATTGTGACTACCAACAGTGTAGCGAACTGACTGAAGCCATTTTGAAAGAGGATCCGTACCATAGTGGTTGCTTACCGGTTCACATCTCCTGTCAAGTGGAGCTGAAGCTTAGCAACA agTTGTTCTCGCTGGCGCACAATTTGGTGGACCTCTACCCTAACTTGGCCATTTCGTGGTTCGCCGTGGGCTGTTACTATTATATAATCGGGAAAAGCGACTACGCCAGACGGTACCTCGCCAAAGCCACCTGTCTGGATCGGCTGTTCGGTCCAGCATGGCTGGCCTACGGTCACTCGTTCGCGATCGAAAACGAGCACGACCAAGCCATGGCTGCCTACTTCAAAGCGTCACAACTGATGAAGGGTTGCCACTTACCCCTCCTTTACATCGGCTTAGAGTGCGGCCTCACGAACAACATCCGACTCGCAGAGAAGTTCTTTAAACAAGCCCAAAACATAGCTCCAGACGATCCGTTCGTCATGCACGAAATGGGGGTCATAGCGTTCCAGAACATGAA CTTCAAAGCCGCCGAAAAACACTTCAGAGACGCTCTAGCCCGCGTCAAGAAAATCAAATCGGATTTGATACCGAAACGGTGGGAGTCTCTCTTGAATAACTTGGGACACACGTGCAGAAAACTGAAAAAGTACGACGAAGCCTTGGAGTTCCACCACCAAGCGCTGCTGTTGTCGCCACAGTCTGCCAGCACGTATTCCGCCATCGCCTTCAATCACGCTCTCGTGGGACACACGGAAGAGGCCGTGGATTGGTTCCACAAAGCTCTGGGCTTGAGGAACGACGATTCGTTCTGCACGACCATGTTGAATTACGTCATCGAACAATTGACTGAAGAAAAACCTCCCTACCCGG ATGCCCCGGATTACATCCCCAAGTTTGATATTGAAACGAAAGTCGATGCGTCCCAGAGTCTCAATGAGAGGTCCCCGTCAATGGGCCCCAGCGAGATGAGCATGAGTATAGAAGTCGATATGGCGGATGCGAGTGGGATGATCAGAGAGTGA
- the CrebA gene encoding cyclic AMP response element-binding protein A yields the protein MEVFPALIGPNDDFKELWESDLDPTIHEVFRLNAAGDVEWNYMEKDVVIHDRLMTDAALGTRPIKTEHSYSLASDGDSLPDSPISHNKLDEMEDECFPAIPLNAACERLTKEAITIKDEPISETDSTHSSCPSSPQSSFMNTSELHFDVDMKNAQSILKHTNIMISSPHTVIPQRIQVPKLNIKIEPGSGFHLPPTPPSCSSSEDSEDNATISQPPSPNVRKSAANRVMLSHHTSTRQPIHTPLISSQPKGSTGTLILTEEEKRTLIAEGYPVPTRLPLTKAEEKSLKKIRRKIKNKISAQESRRKKKEYMDQLERKVELLVSENNDYRSKIESLEDSNSNLLSQLQKLQAIVARTHPQLIKQLK from the exons ACCATACACGAGGTGTTTCGTTTGAACGCCGCCGGCGACGTCGAGTGGAATTACATGGAGAAGGACGTCGTCATCCACGACCGACTGATGACGGACGCCGCCTTGGGGACGAGGCCCATCAAGACCGAACACTCGTACAGTCTCGCGTCGGACGGGGATTCTTTGCCTGACTCGCCCATCTCCCACAACAAGCTGGACG aaatGGAGGATGAATGCTTCCCCGCCATCCCCTTGAACGCGGCCTGCGAAAGGCTGACGAAAGAAGCGATAACGATAAAAGATGAACCGATCAGCGAGACAGACAGCACCCATTCTTCCTGCCCCTCATCCCCGCAGTCGAGTTTTATGAACACCAGCGAACTGCATTTCGACGTCGACATG AAAAACGCCCAGTCCATATTGAAACACACGAATATCATGATAAGCTCCCCTCACACCGTCATACCTCAGAGGATACAAGTGCCGAAATTAAACATCAAGATAGAGCCCGGCAGCGGCTTCCACTTACCACCCACTCCGCCCTCGTGCAGCAGCAGCGAAGACAGCGAGGACAACGCGACCATATCGCAGCCGCCTTCGCCGAACGTCAGGAAGAGCGCCGCCAACCGAGTGATGCTCAGCCACCACACCAGCACCCGCCAACCCATTCACACCCCCCTGATCAGCAGCCAACCG AAAGGATCAACGGGGACCTTGATCCTGACCGAGGAAGAGAAGCGAACGCTGATCGCCGAAGGCTACCCCGTCCCCACGAGACTCCCCCTGACCAAAGCGGAGGAAAAGTCGCTGAAGAAGATCCGGAGGAAGATCAAAAACAAG ATCTCGGCGCAAGAGAGCCggaggaaaaaaaaagaatacatGGACCAGCTCGAGCGCAAAGTGGAGTTGTTGGTGTCGGAGAACAACGACTACAGGAGCAAAATCGAGAGTCTGGAGGATTCGAACAGCAACCTGTTGAGTCAGCTGCAAAAGCTGCAAGCGATCGTCGCCCGGACGCATCCGCAGTTGATCAAACAGCTGAAGTAA
- the Arp1 gene encoding actin-related protein 1: protein METYDVIVNQPVVIDNGSGVIKAGFAGDQIPKCRFPNYIGRPKHIRVMAGALEGDVFIGPKAEEHRGLLAIKYPMEHGIVTDWNDMEKIWTYIYSKDQLSIFSEEHPVLLTEAPLNPRPNREKAAEILFESFNVPALFISMQAVLSLYSTGRTTGVVLDAGDGVTHAVPIYEGFAMPHSIMRVDIAGRDVSRYLRLLLRKEGINFRTTAEFETVRTIKEKACYLANNPLKEESVDTEHINYTLPDGNVIQIGPARFRAPEVLFRPDLIGEECEGLHEVLVYSIQKSDLDLRKVLFKNIVLSGGSTLFKGFGDRLLSEIKKLSPKDVQIKISAPQERLYSTWIGGSILASLDTFKKMVVSKREFDEEGQRAVHRKTF, encoded by the exons ATGGAAACCTACGATGTGATTGTGAATCAGCCGGTTGTGATAGATAAT GGATCTGGGGTTATCAAAGCGGGTTTTGCGGGCGATCAGATTCCGAAATGTAGATTCCCAAATTA CATCGGCAGGCCGAAACATATCCGAGTGATGGCAGGAGCGCTGGAGGGCGACGTCTTCATAGGTCCCAAAGCGGAGGAACACCGTGGACTGCTCGCGATAAAATACCCGATGGAACACGGAATCGTCACGGACTGGAACGACATGGAGAAAATCTGGACCTACATCTACAGCAAGGACCAATTGTCGATTTTTTCAGAAGAACATCCTGTACTTTTAACAGAAGCGCCTTTAAATCCGCGACCTAACAGAGAGAAGGCCGCGGAAATCTTGTTCGAATCGTTCAATGTCCCCGCCTTGTTTATTTCCATGCAAGCTGTACTTAGTTT ATACTCCACTGGTCGGACTACGGGCGTAGTTCTGGATGCAGGTGATGGAGTGACCCACGCAGTGCCTATCTACGAGGGCTTCGCCATGCCACACAGTATTATGCGCGTCGACATCGCCGGCAGAGACGTCTCCCGCTACTTGAGGTTGTTGTTGCGCAAGGAGGGCATCAATTTCCGGACGACGGCCGAATTCGAGACGGTCCGGACCATCAAAGAGAAGGCCTGCTACTTGGCCAACAACCCTCTGAAAGAGGAATCGGTCGACACCGAACACATAAACTACACCCTGCCCGACGGCAACGTGATCCAGATCGGGCCGGCGCGGTTCAGGGCCCCCGAAGTTCTCTTCAGGCCGGACCTGATCGGCGAGGAGTGCGAAGGACTCCACGAGGTCCTCGTCTACTCCATACAGAAGTCGGACCTCGATCTCAGGAAGGTTCTCTTCAAGAACATCGTCCTGTCGGGGGGCTCGACCCTGTTCAAGGGCTTCGGCGATCGGCTCCTCTCCGAAATCAAGAAGCTTTCGCCGAAAGACgtgcaaattaaaatatcgGCCCCGCAGGAGAGGCTCTACTCGACGTGGATCGGAGGCTCCATCTTGGCCTCGTTGGACACTTTCAAGAAAATGGTCGTGTCGAAGAGGGAGTTCGACGAGGAGGGGCAGAGGGCGGTACATAGGAAAACGTTTTAG
- the PRAS40 gene encoding uncharacterized protein PRAS40 has product MLSCHCLNVIVETEGDLQKVTAGTLGLSREELQDSFFEQDVQQVGKLVNINKSHSGLIQTRNVGSWVIHYCINCDVHSHAVHREKGASCVLVNSKLFTKETIDKLRSSNHFSKLYNIVVNSDLVLEDDTTANSYIPSDLEYTIRGLKQVAADVLKKETEEVDRRIRAFTDEQYNRLSELRDRAFREQQILTKIILKNNTLDKSKPSSTNSGMSNPQGMPSRLNEPLEAGSVKLASSPNASSFIVAKHTPKRQKSLPAGRMASIDTEALFEFDGIDDIHPDTGSEVDESDVDDGRDDGVKIPKRADSSGATMAKSLPMTIPAFLSHSRNRSFEDVDDAPPIERNTDIAASIKALAKSVHGDTVFGDLPKPRYTYI; this is encoded by the exons ATGTTGTCGTGCCATTGCCTGAACGTGATCGTCGAGACCGAGGGCGACTTGCAGAAGGTCACCGCCGGAACGCTGGGGTTGTCTCGGGAGGAGCTCCAGGACAGCTTCTTCGAACAG gaTGTTCAACAAGTCGGGAAATTagttaatattaataaatccCACTCAGGGTTGATACAAACTAGAAATGTAGGCTCTTGGGTAATTCATTATTGTATTAATTGTGATGTTCATTCGCATGCAGTACATCGAGAAAAAGGTGCTTCCTGTGTCCTCGTCAACTCCAAACTGTTT ACTAAAGAAACAATAGATAAGTTGCGGTCCAGCAACCACTTCTCTAAACTCTATAATATCGTCGTAAATTCAGATCTAGTTCTGGAGGACGATACGACAGCCAACTCTT ATATCCCAAGCGATCTAGAATATACCATCAGAGGCCTGAAACAGGTCGCTGCTGACGTTCTTAAAAAAGAGACAGAGGAAGTGGACCGCAGAATACGAGCTTTCACCGACGAACAGTACAACAGACTGAGTGAACTGAGGGACAGAGCGTTCAGAgaacaacaaattttaacaaa aattattttaaaaaacaacacgTTAGATAAGTCGAAACCTTCAAGTACAAATTCGGGCATGTCAAATCCGCAAGGGATGCCATCCAGACTGAACGAACCACTAGAGGCGGGAAGCGTCAAATTAGCGTCGAGTCCCAACGCTTCATCA ttcatcgTAGCCAAACACACGCCCAAGAGACAGAAGAGTCTCCCGGCGGGCCGCATGGCCTCCATCGACACCGAGGCCCTCTTCGAGTTCGACGGCATCGACGACATCCACCCGGACACCGGGTCGGAGGTCGACGAGAGCGACGTCGACGACGGCCGAGACGACGGCGTCAAGATACCGAAGCGGGCGGACAGCTCGGGCGCGACCATGGCCAAGTCGCTGCCGATGACCATACCGGCCTTCCTGTCGCACTCGAGGAATCGAAGCTTCGAAGACGTGGACGACGCGCCGCCCATAGAGAGAAACACAGACATAGCGGCCAGCATCAAAGCGCTGGCCAAGAGTGTCCACGGAGACACCGTCTTCGGGGACTTGCCCAAGCCCAGATACACTTACATATAA
- the Ube3a gene encoding ubiquitin-protein ligase E3A isoform X1: MSASDQTADQDDASRINQEASSSSNTDNETSNPDNKEDEMKRAAARKLIERYFYQLTDGCGNPGCKNKYCASSGQLKPLTPDEAAAQAIQLFSQEARLCERHPNKIARTHNNKMMSSDSDSENSLNRNKNDVVMPINEVRLGDNPNFLKINTTNSSTYLTEQMLYEIIDECESTECYLSLIRKLGEVFSSIENLSRSFQQTDKSPTETDPDTTKGLKKEEVRSLEGEKDKDEDSSAETSDSAILPVDLPSVRRAYSALFKLKTSIFEHSLVNALVTLAGNLQMELPTRKERGNQDDVVNVLLIVFEIPALGSGDFLETALPAICRASEWLPVEVQAKLARIWSGPGRSSLRNILENLQQLVTLRVIVTQFHRDFYVQDENVITSATKLMKILFYANMLAGVLESPDLRNEELSVSMDDSYLAVKLNKTAPPVDPLAAELGVHVLDCRKPYLPFSEFYNEPLSDGVEMDRDFANYKSELGKFCFMHYPFILTPATKMMGLYFDNRIRMYSERRISILQSVTGQPSNPYLRLKVRRDHIIDDALVELEMISMENPNDLKKQLVVEFEGEQGIDEGGVSKEFFQLVIEEIFNPDYAMFTNQSEAGTVWFNPTSFESDAQFTLIGIVLGLAIYNNVILAVNFPMVLYRKLLGKRGSFEDLQDWNPTLYNSLKQLLEYNEPDVEEVFMQTFRISYQDVFGSIINYDLKEHGDEISVTQENKYEFVDLYADFLLNKSVEKQFRAFYKGFQMVVDESPLELLFRPEEIEVLICGSKNFDFDELENSTEYDGGYTNESQIIKDFWSTVHALSLEDKRKLLQFTTGSDRVPIGGLSRLKLVIARNGPDSDRLPTAHTCFNVLLLPEYSSKEKLKDRLIKAISYSKGFGML; encoded by the exons ATGAGCGCATCCGACCAAACTGCAGACCAAGACGACGCTTCAAG GATAAACCAAGAGGCTTCGTCTAGTAGCAATACGGACAACGAAACCTCTAATCCTGACAATAAAGAGGAcgaaatgaaacgtgctgctgcCAGGAAGCTGATAGAACGTTACTTTTATCAATTAACCGACGGCTGTGGAAACCCCGGGTGCAAAAACAAATATTGCGCCTCCAGTGGCCAA CTTAAACCTCTAACTCCAGACGAGGCGGCTGCACAAGCGATCCAACTTTTCTCACAAGAAGCGCGGCTGTGCGAGAGACATCCAAACAAAATTGCGCGGACccacaacaataaaatgatgTCTTCAGATTCGGACAGTGAAAATTCGCTCAATCGGAACAAAAACGACGTCGTCATGCCCATAAACGAGGTCAGACTGGGGGACAATCCGAATTTCCTCAAAATCAACACAA CAAATTCGAGCACCTACTTAACTGAACAGATGCTCTACGAGATAATCGACGAGTGCGAGTCGACGGAATGTTACCTGAGTCTCATCCGGAAGTTGGGCGAGGTGTTTAGTAGCATAGAAAACTTGTCGCGGAGTTTTCAACAGACTGACAAGAGTCCCACCGAAACTGATCCTGACACAACTAAAG GATTGAAAAAAGAAGAAGTGCGTTCTTTAGAAGGAGAAAAAGACAAAGATGAGGACTCTTCGGCTGAGACGAGCGACAGCGCGATACTCCCCGTGGACCTGCCCTCCGTCCGGAGAGCTTACTCGGCGCTGTTCAAGCTGAAAACGTCTATATTCGAGCATTCCTTGGTCAACGCGTTGGTCACTTTGGCTGGTAACCTACAGATGGAGCTGCCCACGAGAAAGGAGCGCGGAAATCAAGACGACGTCGTCAACGTCCTGCTCATAGTTTTCGAAATTCCGGCCCTAG GTTCCGGCGATTTTTTGGAAACTGCGCTCCCGGCCATCTGCAGAGCTTCTGAATGGTTACCGGTGGAAGTCCAGGCCAAGTTGGCAAGGATATGGTCCGGACCCGGACGTTCCAGCTTGAGGAACATTCTAGAAAATCTGCAGCAACTGGTCACGTTGCGAGTCATTGTGACCCAGTTCCATCGAGACTTCTACGTCCAAGACGAGAACGTGATCACGTCGGCAACAAAGTTAATGAAG ATTCTTTTTTATGCGAACATGTTGGCGGGCGTTCTGGAATCTCCCGATTTAAGAAACGAGGAACTGTCGGTATCGATGGACGATTCATATCTGGCTGTCAAATTGAACAAAACGGCTCCACCAGTCGACCCTTTAG CTGCCGAATTGGGAGTGCACGTTTTGGACTGTCGGAAACCGTACTTGCCCTTCTCGGAGTTCTACAACGAGCCCCTCAGCGACGGCGTCGAGATGGACCGGGACTTCGCCAACTACAAAAGCGAATTGG gaaaattttgtttcatgcattatccgTTCATTCTGACCCCGGCGACCAAGATGATGGGTTTGTACTTTGACAATCGAATACGGATGTACTCGGAGAGGCGCATCAGCATCTTGCAGTCGGTGACCGGGCAACCGTCCAACCCCTACTTGCGCCTGAAGGTCAGGAGAGATCACATAATTGACGACGCTCTCGTCGAG TTGGAGATGATATCGATGGAGAATCCCAACGATCTGAAGAAACAACTAGTGGTGGAGTTCGAGGGGGAGCAAGGTATTGACGAGGGTGGAGTTTCTAAAGAGTTCTTTCAGTTAGTAatcgaagaaattttcaatcCCGATTACGCGATGTTCACAAATCAGAGCGAGGCCGGAACTGTTTGGTTCAACCCGACCAGTTTCGAGAGCGACGCTCAGTTCACTTTGATCGGTATAGTGTTAGGACTTGCCATATATAATAACGTTATTCTGGCCGTGAATTTTCCCATGGTGCTCTACAGGAAGCTACTGGGCAAAAGGGGTTCTTTCGAAGACTTACAAGACTGGAATCCT ACTTTATATAATagtttaaaacaattgttggAATATAACGAACCCGACGTGGAAGAGGTTTTCATGCAGACTTTCCGCATTAGCTACCAGGATGTGTTCGGCtctataataaattacgattTAAAAGAGCACGGCGACGAAATCAGCGTCACTCAAGAAAACAAATAC GAATTCGTCGATTTGTACGCCGACTTCTTACTAAATAAATCCGTAGAGAAACAGTTTCGTGCCTTTTACAAAGGGTTCCAAATGGTAGTGGACGAGTCACCGCTGGAACTGCTGTTCCGTCCTGAAGAGATCGAGGTGCTGATATGCGGCAGCAAG AACTTCGATTTCGACGAATTGGAAAATTCGACCGAGTACGACGGGGGTTACACTAACGAAAGCCAAATTATCAAAGACTTCTGGTCAACGGTGCACGCTCTCTCTCTGGAggacaaaagaaaattgttacaGTTCACCACGGGGTCGGACAGGGTCCCGATAGGGGGCTTGAGTAGGCTCAAGTTGGTCATAGCGAGGAACGGACCCGATTCGGACAGACTACCCACAGCGCATACctgttttaatgttttattgttGCCGGAGTATTCGTCGAAAGAAAAACTTAAAGATAGATTGATCAAAGCAATCAGTTATTCGAAGGGCTTTGGCATGTTGTAA
- the Ube3a gene encoding ubiquitin-protein ligase E3A isoform X2 has protein sequence MMSSDSDSENSLNRNKNDVVMPINEVRLGDNPNFLKINTTNSSTYLTEQMLYEIIDECESTECYLSLIRKLGEVFSSIENLSRSFQQTDKSPTETDPDTTKGLKKEEVRSLEGEKDKDEDSSAETSDSAILPVDLPSVRRAYSALFKLKTSIFEHSLVNALVTLAGNLQMELPTRKERGNQDDVVNVLLIVFEIPALGSGDFLETALPAICRASEWLPVEVQAKLARIWSGPGRSSLRNILENLQQLVTLRVIVTQFHRDFYVQDENVITSATKLMKILFYANMLAGVLESPDLRNEELSVSMDDSYLAVKLNKTAPPVDPLAAELGVHVLDCRKPYLPFSEFYNEPLSDGVEMDRDFANYKSELGKFCFMHYPFILTPATKMMGLYFDNRIRMYSERRISILQSVTGQPSNPYLRLKVRRDHIIDDALVELEMISMENPNDLKKQLVVEFEGEQGIDEGGVSKEFFQLVIEEIFNPDYAMFTNQSEAGTVWFNPTSFESDAQFTLIGIVLGLAIYNNVILAVNFPMVLYRKLLGKRGSFEDLQDWNPTLYNSLKQLLEYNEPDVEEVFMQTFRISYQDVFGSIINYDLKEHGDEISVTQENKYEFVDLYADFLLNKSVEKQFRAFYKGFQMVVDESPLELLFRPEEIEVLICGSKNFDFDELENSTEYDGGYTNESQIIKDFWSTVHALSLEDKRKLLQFTTGSDRVPIGGLSRLKLVIARNGPDSDRLPTAHTCFNVLLLPEYSSKEKLKDRLIKAISYSKGFGML, from the exons atgatgTCTTCAGATTCGGACAGTGAAAATTCGCTCAATCGGAACAAAAACGACGTCGTCATGCCCATAAACGAGGTCAGACTGGGGGACAATCCGAATTTCCTCAAAATCAACACAA CAAATTCGAGCACCTACTTAACTGAACAGATGCTCTACGAGATAATCGACGAGTGCGAGTCGACGGAATGTTACCTGAGTCTCATCCGGAAGTTGGGCGAGGTGTTTAGTAGCATAGAAAACTTGTCGCGGAGTTTTCAACAGACTGACAAGAGTCCCACCGAAACTGATCCTGACACAACTAAAG GATTGAAAAAAGAAGAAGTGCGTTCTTTAGAAGGAGAAAAAGACAAAGATGAGGACTCTTCGGCTGAGACGAGCGACAGCGCGATACTCCCCGTGGACCTGCCCTCCGTCCGGAGAGCTTACTCGGCGCTGTTCAAGCTGAAAACGTCTATATTCGAGCATTCCTTGGTCAACGCGTTGGTCACTTTGGCTGGTAACCTACAGATGGAGCTGCCCACGAGAAAGGAGCGCGGAAATCAAGACGACGTCGTCAACGTCCTGCTCATAGTTTTCGAAATTCCGGCCCTAG GTTCCGGCGATTTTTTGGAAACTGCGCTCCCGGCCATCTGCAGAGCTTCTGAATGGTTACCGGTGGAAGTCCAGGCCAAGTTGGCAAGGATATGGTCCGGACCCGGACGTTCCAGCTTGAGGAACATTCTAGAAAATCTGCAGCAACTGGTCACGTTGCGAGTCATTGTGACCCAGTTCCATCGAGACTTCTACGTCCAAGACGAGAACGTGATCACGTCGGCAACAAAGTTAATGAAG ATTCTTTTTTATGCGAACATGTTGGCGGGCGTTCTGGAATCTCCCGATTTAAGAAACGAGGAACTGTCGGTATCGATGGACGATTCATATCTGGCTGTCAAATTGAACAAAACGGCTCCACCAGTCGACCCTTTAG CTGCCGAATTGGGAGTGCACGTTTTGGACTGTCGGAAACCGTACTTGCCCTTCTCGGAGTTCTACAACGAGCCCCTCAGCGACGGCGTCGAGATGGACCGGGACTTCGCCAACTACAAAAGCGAATTGG gaaaattttgtttcatgcattatccgTTCATTCTGACCCCGGCGACCAAGATGATGGGTTTGTACTTTGACAATCGAATACGGATGTACTCGGAGAGGCGCATCAGCATCTTGCAGTCGGTGACCGGGCAACCGTCCAACCCCTACTTGCGCCTGAAGGTCAGGAGAGATCACATAATTGACGACGCTCTCGTCGAG TTGGAGATGATATCGATGGAGAATCCCAACGATCTGAAGAAACAACTAGTGGTGGAGTTCGAGGGGGAGCAAGGTATTGACGAGGGTGGAGTTTCTAAAGAGTTCTTTCAGTTAGTAatcgaagaaattttcaatcCCGATTACGCGATGTTCACAAATCAGAGCGAGGCCGGAACTGTTTGGTTCAACCCGACCAGTTTCGAGAGCGACGCTCAGTTCACTTTGATCGGTATAGTGTTAGGACTTGCCATATATAATAACGTTATTCTGGCCGTGAATTTTCCCATGGTGCTCTACAGGAAGCTACTGGGCAAAAGGGGTTCTTTCGAAGACTTACAAGACTGGAATCCT ACTTTATATAATagtttaaaacaattgttggAATATAACGAACCCGACGTGGAAGAGGTTTTCATGCAGACTTTCCGCATTAGCTACCAGGATGTGTTCGGCtctataataaattacgattTAAAAGAGCACGGCGACGAAATCAGCGTCACTCAAGAAAACAAATAC GAATTCGTCGATTTGTACGCCGACTTCTTACTAAATAAATCCGTAGAGAAACAGTTTCGTGCCTTTTACAAAGGGTTCCAAATGGTAGTGGACGAGTCACCGCTGGAACTGCTGTTCCGTCCTGAAGAGATCGAGGTGCTGATATGCGGCAGCAAG AACTTCGATTTCGACGAATTGGAAAATTCGACCGAGTACGACGGGGGTTACACTAACGAAAGCCAAATTATCAAAGACTTCTGGTCAACGGTGCACGCTCTCTCTCTGGAggacaaaagaaaattgttacaGTTCACCACGGGGTCGGACAGGGTCCCGATAGGGGGCTTGAGTAGGCTCAAGTTGGTCATAGCGAGGAACGGACCCGATTCGGACAGACTACCCACAGCGCATACctgttttaatgttttattgttGCCGGAGTATTCGTCGAAAGAAAAACTTAAAGATAGATTGATCAAAGCAATCAGTTATTCGAAGGGCTTTGGCATGTTGTAA